A single genomic interval of Arthrobacter globiformis harbors:
- a CDS encoding NAD(P)(+) transhydrogenase (Re/Si-specific) subunit beta, producing the protein MTLLDPNVTALLYLAAAVFFILALKGLNSPRTARRGNLIGAFGALVAVITVFFSTRLDNVPLILGAIAVGSGVAAPVARRVKMTQMPQLVALFNGVGGGAAALVALLELPHAEDAWVRVAVVFTLLVGAVSFAGSAVTFAKLQELMTTRPVVFPGLPVIMGAVLLAAVGAASAVVLGGSLILALLLLLLGLAAGVLLVLPVGGADVPIVISLLNAFTGLAVAASGLVLGNVLLVVAGTLVGASGTILTRAMAAAMGRSVAGILFGAFRGGSTAGSTAVSDRPVRSSSPEDVAVLLGYAQRVIIVPGYGLAVAQGQHTAAELALALESRGTRVDFAIHPVAGRMPGHMNVLLAEANVPYESLKEMGEINAEFRTADVALVVGANDVVNPAAKTTAGSPIYGMPILEVADARQVVFLKRSMRPGFAGIENDLMFEPQTTLLFGDAKESLTKVLGAVKAL; encoded by the coding sequence TTGACCCTCCTGGATCCCAATGTCACCGCGCTGCTCTACCTCGCGGCGGCCGTCTTCTTCATCCTGGCGCTGAAGGGCCTTAACTCCCCGCGCACCGCCCGCCGCGGCAACCTCATCGGCGCCTTTGGTGCGCTGGTCGCCGTCATCACCGTCTTTTTCTCGACTCGGCTGGACAACGTCCCCCTGATCCTCGGCGCCATAGCGGTGGGGTCCGGCGTGGCAGCCCCCGTGGCCAGACGCGTCAAGATGACCCAGATGCCGCAGCTCGTCGCCCTCTTCAACGGGGTGGGCGGCGGCGCCGCCGCCCTCGTGGCGCTGCTGGAACTGCCGCATGCGGAGGACGCCTGGGTGCGCGTCGCCGTCGTCTTCACCCTGCTGGTGGGGGCGGTGTCCTTCGCGGGTTCCGCCGTGACGTTCGCGAAGCTGCAGGAGCTCATGACCACGCGCCCCGTGGTGTTCCCCGGCCTGCCGGTGATCATGGGCGCGGTGCTGCTTGCCGCCGTCGGTGCCGCGTCGGCCGTCGTACTGGGCGGCTCGCTGATTCTTGCGTTGCTGCTTCTGCTGCTGGGCCTGGCGGCCGGCGTGCTGCTGGTGCTGCCGGTGGGCGGCGCCGACGTGCCGATCGTCATTTCGCTGCTCAACGCCTTCACCGGCCTGGCGGTTGCGGCCTCGGGCCTGGTGCTGGGCAACGTGCTCCTGGTGGTGGCCGGCACGCTGGTGGGGGCGTCGGGCACCATCCTCACCCGGGCGATGGCCGCGGCCATGGGCCGCAGCGTGGCCGGCATCCTGTTCGGCGCGTTCCGGGGAGGTTCGACGGCGGGATCCACTGCCGTGAGCGACCGTCCGGTCCGCTCGTCCAGCCCGGAGGACGTGGCCGTGCTGCTGGGCTACGCCCAGCGCGTGATCATTGTCCCCGGTTACGGGCTGGCCGTCGCGCAGGGACAGCACACCGCGGCAGAGCTGGCGCTGGCCCTGGAGTCCCGGGGTACCCGCGTGGACTTCGCCATCCACCCGGTGGCGGGGCGCATGCCCGGGCACATGAACGTGCTGCTCGCCGAGGCCAACGTGCCTTACGAGTCGCTCAAGGAAATGGGTGAGATCAACGCCGAGTTCCGCACCGCCGACGTCGCGCTGGTGGTGGGCGCGAACGACGTCGTGAACCCCGCGGCCAAGACCACCGCCGGCTCACCGATCTACGGGATGCCGATCCTTGAGGTGGCGGACGCACGGCAGGTGGTGTTCCTTAAGCGCTCCATGCGCCCCGGGTTCGCCGGGATCGAGAACGACCTCATGTTCGAGCCGCAGACCACCCTGCTGTTCGGCGACGCAAAGGAGTCCCTGACGAAGGTGCTGGGCGCGGTGAAGGCCCTCTAG
- a CDS encoding NAD(P) transhydrogenase subunit alpha produces the protein MDGISLLTITVLAVFVGFEVVSKVSSTLHTPLMSGANAIHGIILVGAIIVAGQATHPWVLAVALLAVVLATANLVGGFVVTDRMLEMFRGRKPDKPAPPGATRGKTKESTEAKR, from the coding sequence ATGGACGGCATCAGCCTGCTGACCATCACCGTGCTTGCGGTGTTTGTCGGCTTCGAAGTGGTGTCGAAGGTTTCCAGCACGCTGCATACGCCCCTGATGTCCGGTGCGAACGCGATTCACGGGATCATCCTGGTGGGTGCCATCATCGTCGCCGGCCAGGCCACGCACCCGTGGGTCCTCGCGGTGGCGCTGCTGGCGGTGGTGCTTGCCACGGCCAACCTGGTGGGCGGCTTTGTGGTGACGGACCGCATGCTGGAGATGTTCCGCGGCCGCAAGCCGGACAAACCGGCCCCACCCGGTGCCACGCGAGGTAAGACCAAGGAGAGCACGGAGGCCAAGCGTTGA
- a CDS encoding IclR family transcriptional regulator domain-containing protein, producing MTDAAAGTTPRAGRPPKDGAAPAASDQYVQSLARGLAVIRAFDTEHADMTLTEVAARTDLTRATARRFLHTLVELGYVRTDGKTFALTAQVLQLGYAYLSGLSLPQLAQPHLEELSLKLGESTSAAVLDGTDIAYIARVTTRRIMTIGITVGTRFPAYATSMGRVLLAGLPPEQLKEYLAAAEIKPLTPRAVGTVKDLLAVLDKVRAQGWCLLDQELELGLMSVAAPVYHGPKVVAAVNVSLQAQSVAAKPDREAYLESVRKEIVATAERISSDFSSGR from the coding sequence ATGACCGACGCAGCAGCAGGGACCACGCCTCGCGCGGGCCGCCCGCCGAAGGACGGCGCGGCGCCGGCGGCCAGTGACCAGTATGTGCAGTCGCTCGCGCGCGGTCTCGCGGTGATCCGCGCGTTCGACACCGAGCATGCCGACATGACGCTCACCGAGGTGGCTGCCCGCACGGATCTCACGCGCGCCACGGCCCGGCGTTTCCTGCACACGCTGGTGGAGCTTGGCTACGTCCGGACCGACGGCAAGACTTTTGCGCTTACGGCCCAGGTGCTGCAGCTCGGCTACGCCTACCTTTCAGGTCTCTCCCTGCCGCAGCTGGCCCAGCCGCACCTTGAAGAGTTGTCGCTGAAGTTGGGGGAGTCGACGTCCGCAGCGGTGCTGGACGGGACCGATATCGCCTACATCGCCAGGGTTACCACGCGCCGGATCATGACGATCGGCATCACCGTGGGCACCAGGTTCCCCGCCTATGCGACGTCGATGGGCAGGGTGCTGCTCGCCGGGCTCCCGCCGGAGCAGCTGAAGGAATACCTGGCCGCGGCGGAGATCAAGCCGCTCACCCCCCGCGCCGTCGGCACGGTGAAGGACCTGCTGGCCGTCCTGGACAAAGTCCGGGCTCAGGGCTGGTGCCTTCTGGACCAGGAGTTAGAGCTGGGGCTGATGTCCGTGGCCGCTCCGGTTTACCACGGCCCGAAGGTGGTGGCGGCCGTCAACGTATCTCTGCAGGCACAGTCCGTGGCCGCCAAGCCCGATCGCGAGGCCTACCTCGAGTCCGTGCGCAAGGAAATCGTGGCCACGGCAGAGCGGATTTCGTCGGACTTCTCCAGCGGGCGGTAA
- a CDS encoding 3-oxoacid CoA-transferase subunit B, with protein MSLVETSIQTSETPLGRDDLARMVARDIAPGSFVNLGIGQPTLVSNYLKPEQNITLHTENGMLGMGPVATGDQIDGDLINAGKIPVTELPGASYFHHADSFAIMRGGHLDICVLGAFQVSATGDLANWHTGAPDAIPAVGGAMDLATGAKDVFVMMTLLTREGASKIVETCTYPLTGVGCVTRVYTDKAVFLTGPDGVRVRETFGCTLEELQALVPVPLTAAPAVEH; from the coding sequence ATGAGCCTTGTAGAAACGAGCATCCAGACGTCCGAAACGCCGCTGGGCCGCGACGACCTCGCCCGGATGGTGGCCCGCGACATCGCACCGGGGTCGTTCGTGAACCTGGGGATCGGCCAGCCCACCCTGGTGTCTAACTACCTCAAGCCGGAGCAGAACATCACGCTCCACACCGAGAACGGCATGCTGGGCATGGGACCGGTGGCCACCGGGGACCAGATCGACGGGGACCTCATCAACGCGGGCAAGATCCCCGTCACCGAGCTCCCGGGCGCGTCCTACTTCCACCACGCCGACTCGTTCGCGATCATGCGCGGCGGGCACCTGGACATCTGCGTCCTCGGCGCGTTCCAGGTATCCGCGACCGGTGACCTCGCCAACTGGCACACCGGCGCACCTGACGCCATCCCCGCGGTGGGCGGTGCGATGGACCTGGCCACCGGCGCCAAGGACGTGTTCGTGATGATGACCCTGCTGACCAGGGAAGGTGCCTCCAAGATCGTGGAAACCTGCACCTACCCGCTCACCGGCGTGGGCTGCGTAACCCGCGTCTACACCGACAAGGCAGTCTTCCTCACCGGACCCGACGGCGTCCGCGTCCGCGAAACCTTCGGCTGCACGCTCGAGGAACTCCAGGCCCTGGTGCCGGTTCCGCTCACGGCAGCCCCCGCCGTCGAGCACTAA
- a CDS encoding 3-oxoacid CoA-transferase subunit A, which yields MLNFVDTVGEAVAAVKDGSTVMIGGFGNAGQPFELIDALLDSGATDLTVVNNNAGQGDQGLALLIKEGRVKKMICSFPRQSDSWHFDAKYKAGQIELELVPQGNLAERIRAAGAGIGGFFTPTGYGTMLAEGKETRIIDGRGQVFETPIHADVALIKALKADGVGNLIYRKTARNFGPIMAAAARHTVVQVSEIVPTGALDPENIVTPGIYVNSIVRIDSSGAAAAGTAEQVA from the coding sequence ATGCTGAATTTCGTTGACACCGTCGGCGAGGCCGTCGCAGCCGTCAAGGACGGCTCCACCGTGATGATCGGCGGGTTCGGCAACGCGGGCCAGCCGTTCGAACTGATCGACGCGCTGCTGGACAGCGGCGCCACGGACCTGACCGTGGTGAACAACAACGCCGGCCAGGGCGACCAGGGCCTGGCCCTGCTGATCAAGGAAGGCCGGGTGAAGAAAATGATCTGCTCCTTCCCGCGGCAGTCCGACTCCTGGCACTTCGACGCGAAGTACAAGGCCGGTCAGATTGAGCTGGAACTGGTCCCGCAGGGCAACCTGGCCGAACGCATCCGCGCCGCCGGCGCCGGCATCGGCGGGTTCTTCACGCCCACCGGGTACGGCACCATGCTGGCCGAGGGCAAGGAAACCCGGATCATCGATGGCCGCGGCCAGGTCTTCGAGACCCCGATCCACGCCGACGTCGCGCTGATCAAAGCGCTGAAGGCCGACGGCGTCGGGAACCTGATCTACCGCAAGACGGCCAGGAACTTCGGCCCGATCATGGCCGCCGCGGCCAGGCACACCGTGGTCCAGGTCTCCGAGATCGTGCCCACCGGCGCGCTGGACCCGGAGAACATCGTGACCCCCGGCATTTACGTCAACAGCATTGTCCGTATCGATTCCAGCGGTGCTGCCGCCGCCGGCACCGCAGAACAGGTGGCCTGA
- a CDS encoding thiolase family protein: protein MNQAFVYDAVRTPFGKFGSGLAGVRPDDLAAHVIGESVKRAPGLDVERIDEVVFGNANGAGEENRNIARMGTLLAGLPVSIPGTTVNRLCGSSLDAAIIASRQINAGDADLLLVGGAESMSRAPWVLPKTEKPYPAGDMTLASTTLGWRLVNKAMPKEWTISLGEATERLREKYGVTREQQDEFSANSHNLSAAAWDEGFYDNLVAPVPGTDLVRDEGIRAGSSTEKLAGLKTVFRTENGTVTAGNASPLSDGASAAWIGSENAAGLLGLEPLARLAGRGAHGNDPQFFGFAPVEAANKALAKAGIGWDQVGAVELNEAFAAQSLACINAWGIDPSIVNRHGGAIAMGHPLGASGTRILGTLARSLQASGERWGVAAICIGVGQGLAVVLENVTASTGKA, encoded by the coding sequence ATGAACCAGGCATTTGTATACGACGCCGTACGCACGCCGTTCGGAAAGTTCGGCTCCGGCCTCGCCGGGGTCCGTCCGGATGACCTTGCCGCGCATGTGATCGGCGAGTCCGTGAAGCGCGCGCCCGGTTTGGACGTGGAGCGGATCGACGAGGTGGTCTTCGGCAACGCCAACGGCGCCGGCGAGGAGAACCGCAACATCGCCCGCATGGGCACGCTGCTGGCCGGTCTTCCGGTCTCGATCCCGGGCACCACGGTGAACCGGCTGTGCGGCTCGTCGCTGGATGCGGCGATCATCGCGTCCCGGCAGATCAACGCCGGCGACGCGGATCTGCTGTTGGTGGGCGGTGCCGAGTCGATGTCGCGGGCGCCGTGGGTGCTGCCCAAGACGGAGAAGCCCTACCCGGCCGGGGACATGACCCTGGCGTCCACCACGCTGGGTTGGCGCCTGGTGAACAAGGCCATGCCCAAGGAATGGACCATCTCCCTGGGCGAGGCCACCGAACGGCTGCGCGAAAAGTACGGCGTGACCCGCGAACAGCAGGACGAATTCTCCGCCAACTCGCACAACCTGTCCGCCGCGGCGTGGGACGAGGGTTTCTACGACAACCTCGTGGCCCCGGTTCCCGGCACGGACCTGGTCCGGGACGAAGGCATCCGCGCCGGATCCTCCACCGAGAAGCTGGCCGGCCTGAAGACGGTGTTCCGCACCGAGAACGGCACCGTCACCGCCGGCAACGCCTCCCCGCTGTCCGACGGCGCTTCCGCGGCCTGGATCGGGTCCGAGAACGCCGCCGGGCTGCTTGGGCTGGAGCCGCTGGCCCGGCTCGCGGGCCGCGGCGCGCACGGCAACGACCCCCAGTTCTTCGGCTTCGCCCCCGTGGAGGCGGCAAACAAGGCCCTCGCGAAGGCGGGCATCGGCTGGGACCAGGTGGGCGCCGTCGAACTTAATGAGGCGTTCGCCGCGCAGTCCCTGGCCTGCATCAACGCCTGGGGCATCGACCCGTCGATCGTGAACCGCCACGGCGGGGCGATCGCGATGGGCCACCCGCTGGGCGCCTCCGGCACCCGCATCCTGGGCACGCTGGCGCGGAGTCTGCAGGCCTCCGGTGAGCGCTGGGGTGTGGCGGCGATCTGCATCGGCGTCGGCCAGGGCCTCGCCGTCGTGCTCGAAAACGTGACCGCTTCTACAGGAAAGGCATAG
- the pcaC gene encoding 4-carboxymuconolactone decarboxylase: protein MSGAERHGVVQPDATSQEIYDGGMVVRREVLGDAHVDRANAKKDAFTEDFQDMITRIAWGGIWTRPGLPRQMRSAVTITAMVAHGHWEELAMHIRAAITNGLSRDEIKEILLQTAIYCGVPSANTAFKTAQQVFHDMDSTAMDSAGLGNTPTPPN, encoded by the coding sequence ATGAGCGGCGCCGAACGCCACGGGGTGGTCCAGCCGGACGCCACCAGCCAGGAGATTTACGACGGCGGTATGGTGGTCCGGCGCGAAGTGCTCGGCGACGCCCACGTCGACCGGGCCAACGCCAAGAAGGACGCCTTCACCGAGGACTTCCAGGACATGATCACCCGCATCGCGTGGGGCGGCATCTGGACCCGCCCGGGCCTGCCCCGCCAGATGCGCTCCGCCGTCACCATCACCGCCATGGTGGCGCACGGGCACTGGGAAGAACTGGCCATGCACATCCGCGCGGCCATAACCAACGGATTGAGCAGGGACGAGATCAAGGAGATCCTGCTGCAGACCGCCATCTACTGCGGAGTTCCCTCCGCCAACACCGCCTTCAAGACAGCCCAGCAGGTCTTCCATGACATGGACAGCACCGCAATGGACAGCGCCGGGCTCGGCAACACCCCCACCCCACCCAACTAG
- a CDS encoding alpha/beta fold hydrolase: MAKPAVKAVLLSPQRALGDKPLLIVGPSLGTSSVLWSQAGSLLGNDFDVVAWDLPGHGVSAAASETFSVADLADAVVELVDSIAPGERFHYAGVSLGGATGLQLGIKHADRLKSLSVQCSGAKLGTPEGWLERAETVRSQGTAVMIQGSAERWFAPGFMDREPELSSRLLHSLRDADRFSYAFCCEALAAFDVRDQLGSITVPTQVVAGAHDGVAPPAMAEEVAAGITAGGGTASAATLEGVAHLAPAEAPGHVAELMRSLISWAETRGAAK, translated from the coding sequence GTGGCTAAACCAGCAGTGAAGGCAGTGCTGCTTTCCCCCCAGCGTGCGCTGGGGGACAAACCCCTCCTGATCGTCGGGCCGTCGCTCGGCACCTCCTCGGTGCTGTGGTCCCAAGCAGGCTCACTCCTGGGCAACGACTTCGACGTCGTCGCCTGGGACCTGCCCGGCCACGGCGTCTCTGCCGCCGCCAGCGAAACCTTCAGCGTCGCGGACCTGGCGGACGCTGTCGTCGAGCTTGTCGACTCGATCGCCCCCGGTGAGAGGTTTCACTACGCTGGCGTGTCCCTGGGCGGGGCCACCGGCCTGCAGCTGGGCATCAAGCACGCCGACCGGCTCAAGAGCCTCTCCGTGCAGTGCTCCGGCGCCAAGCTGGGCACCCCCGAGGGCTGGCTGGAACGCGCCGAGACCGTACGCAGCCAGGGCACCGCCGTGATGATCCAGGGCTCGGCCGAACGCTGGTTCGCGCCCGGGTTCATGGACCGCGAACCCGAACTCAGCAGCCGGCTCCTGCACTCCCTGCGCGACGCCGACCGCTTCAGCTACGCCTTCTGCTGCGAGGCCCTGGCCGCCTTCGATGTCCGCGACCAGCTCGGCAGCATCACCGTCCCCACCCAGGTTGTGGCGGGCGCGCACGACGGCGTTGCGCCGCCGGCGATGGCCGAAGAAGTGGCGGCCGGAATCACCGCCGGAGGCGGCACCGCTTCTGCGGCCACCCTTGAGGGCGTGGCGCACCTGGCGCCCGCCGAGGCACCTGGCCACGTGGCCGAGCTGATGCGGAGCCTCATTTCCTGGGCCGAAACGCGCGGAGCAGCGAAATGA
- the pcaG gene encoding protocatechuate 3,4-dioxygenase subunit alpha: MSNSTKLVPTPGQTVGPFYGYALPYEKDRELLAPGSAGSIRLQGTVYDGAGHPIPDAILEIWQPDAEGNIVHRTGSLVRDGYTFTGFGRSSVGNSGVYTFTTVNPGPTEPGAAPFISVVIFARGLMNRLFTRVYLPENEEALAKDPLLSSLDPERRRTLIARRDADGGLTWDIRLQGEGETVFLDFEGTGTGGATK, translated from the coding sequence ATGAGTAACTCCACCAAGCTTGTTCCCACCCCGGGCCAGACCGTGGGCCCGTTCTACGGCTACGCCCTGCCCTATGAAAAGGACCGCGAACTGCTGGCCCCCGGATCCGCGGGCTCCATCCGCCTCCAGGGCACCGTGTACGACGGCGCAGGGCACCCGATTCCGGACGCCATTCTCGAAATCTGGCAGCCGGATGCGGAGGGCAACATCGTTCACCGGACCGGCTCGCTGGTACGCGACGGCTACACCTTCACGGGTTTCGGCCGCAGCTCCGTGGGCAACAGCGGCGTCTACACGTTCACCACGGTGAACCCGGGACCCACCGAACCCGGCGCGGCACCCTTCATCTCCGTCGTCATTTTTGCCCGCGGCCTGATGAACCGCCTCTTCACCCGCGTTTACCTGCCGGAGAACGAGGAGGCGCTGGCCAAGGATCCGCTGCTGTCCTCCCTGGATCCCGAGCGCCGCAGGACGCTGATCGCGCGCCGCGATGCCGACGGCGGCCTCACCTGGGACATCCGCCTGCAGGGTGAAGGCGAAACCGTCTTCCTCGACTTCGAGGGAACCGGAACCGGGGGCGCCACAAAGTGA
- the pcaH gene encoding protocatechuate 3,4-dioxygenase subunit beta, producing the protein MPEDVNLATYNADALTEDLSDAVPATPAAAPTDVPAAAQRVETQQDLSAEIKALGDAYANVLKDGAAPETQPRLDFAPYRSSILRHPTKSLHHADPETIELYSPAFGHQDVHALESDLTIQHNGEPQGERIIVAGRVLDGDGRPVAGQLVEIWQANSSGRYIHKRDQHPAPLDPNFTGVGRCITGPDGSYRFTTIKPGAYPWKNHLNAWRPAHIHFSLFGQEFTQRIVTQMYFPGDQLFPLDPIYQSIVDQDARDRLVANYDHDLTQPEWALGYNWDIVLTGSKRTWTENEALGAEGDDHE; encoded by the coding sequence GTGCCTGAAGACGTTAATCTCGCAACGTACAACGCCGACGCGCTGACCGAGGACCTGTCGGACGCAGTACCCGCAACCCCGGCCGCCGCCCCGACGGACGTCCCCGCTGCAGCGCAGCGCGTGGAAACCCAGCAGGATCTCAGCGCGGAGATCAAGGCCCTCGGAGACGCCTACGCCAATGTGCTGAAGGACGGCGCGGCGCCGGAAACGCAGCCGCGCCTGGACTTCGCGCCGTACCGCAGCAGCATCCTGCGCCACCCCACCAAGAGCCTGCACCATGCGGACCCGGAAACGATCGAGCTGTACTCCCCGGCGTTCGGCCACCAGGACGTGCACGCCCTGGAATCGGACCTGACCATCCAGCACAACGGCGAACCGCAGGGCGAACGGATTATCGTCGCTGGCCGCGTGCTCGACGGCGACGGCCGCCCGGTCGCAGGCCAGTTGGTAGAGATCTGGCAGGCCAACTCCTCCGGCCGCTACATCCACAAGCGCGACCAGCACCCGGCACCGCTGGACCCCAACTTCACCGGTGTTGGCCGGTGCATCACCGGCCCGGACGGCTCCTACCGCTTCACCACCATCAAGCCGGGCGCCTACCCGTGGAAGAACCACCTCAACGCCTGGCGTCCCGCGCACATCCACTTCTCGCTGTTCGGCCAGGAATTTACCCAGCGGATCGTGACGCAGATGTACTTCCCAGGCGACCAGCTCTTCCCGCTGGACCCGATCTACCAGTCGATCGTGGACCAGGATGCGCGCGACCGTCTTGTGGCCAACTACGACCACGACCTGACCCAGCCGGAATGGGCGCTGGGCTACAACTGGGACATCGTCCTGACGGGTTCCAAGCGGACCTGGACCGAGAACGAGGCGCTGGGCGCGGAAGGCGATGACCATGAGTAA